The proteins below are encoded in one region of Salvelinus alpinus chromosome 27, SLU_Salpinus.1, whole genome shotgun sequence:
- the LOC139556376 gene encoding transcription factor 24-like yields the protein MAEKQLEDPKSIPAEQTKMYSQNQFSLRTPQPGHRQSTRRDPKKWVRSGCVNGVQPSRAMKSHHSPENAARERSRVRNLRQAFHSLQAALPSVPRDTKLSKLDVLVLATDYIAHLTETLDQGGPLSELPLPPRAGGYLHPVKKWPMRSLLYCGSVGGLLSANQTPVSGEKETHPLTSNPEVNMDRSI from the exons ATGGCTGAAAAGCAGCTGGAGGATCCTAAGTCCATTCCAGCAGAGCAGACCAAGATGTATTCACAGAACCAGTTCAGTCTGAGAACACCGCAGCCTGGACACAGACAGTCCACACGTAGGGATCCTAAGAAGTGG GTGAGGTCTGGGTGTGTTAATGGGGTGCAGCCTAGCAGGGCCATGAAGTCCCATCACTCCCCAGAGAACGCGGCCAGGGAGAGGAGCCGTGTGCGTAACCTCCGTCAGGCCTTCCACAGCCTGCAGGCAGCCCTGCCCTCCGTTCCCCGTGACACCAAGCTCTCCAAGCTGGACGTGCTGGTCCTGGCCACCGACTACATCGCCCACCTTACTGAGACCCTGGATCAGGGAGGGCCTCTGTCTGAACTCCCACTACCCCCCAGGGCAGGGGGCTACCTCCACCCAGTCAAG AAGTGGCCGATGCGCTCCTTGCTGTACTGTGGGAGTGTGGGAGGactgctgtcagccaatcagacgCCAGTgtcaggagagaaggagacacatccactgacctctaacccagaGGTCAACATGGACAGATCCATTTAG
- the srp9 gene encoding signal recognition particle 9 kDa protein, with translation MPYYQTWEEFARAAEKLYLTDPMKVRVVLKYRHCDGNLCIKVTDDAVCLQYKTDQAQDVKKIEKLHGKLMRLMVSKESGAMEMD, from the exons ATGCCTTATTATCAAACATGGGAAGAGTTCGCTCGTGCAGCAGAAAAACTATATTTGACAGATCCAAtgaag GTCAGGGTGGTTCTCAAATACAGACACTGTGATGGTAACCTTTGCATCAAAGTCACCGATGATGCAGTG TGTTTACAATACAAGACGGACCAGGCCCAGGACGTGAAGAAGATAGAGAAACTCCATGGCAAACTGATGAGGCTTATGGTGTCCAAGGAAAGTGGTGCCATGGAAATGGACTGA
- the ephx1 gene encoding epoxide hydrolase 1, with protein MNHWSPFRHNCGRGQNCHCILWNNEPAAESTMFTEVLLALVVGGVIYFLVQKSKRHQLKSEDGWWGEGTPPDREEDVSIRPYTVRTDKEELEDLYRRIDQTRSFPSLEDSQFTYGFNSQYLQNVVSYWRHDFDWRRQVEKLNKYPHYKTNIEGIDVHYVHVRPKNLPEGVTAVPLLMVHGWPGSFYEFYRMIPLLTQPSNPDDIVFEVVCPSIPGYCFSEAPHKKGFDSVCAARVFHKLMKRLGFQQFYAHGGDWGWIITTNMAQLEPKIIKGLHLNFAPPSKPGLPMVLSIMLGRHFPKMFGFNEHDIQRIYPVVQNLVVESVKESGYMHIQATKPDTVGRGLNDSPVGLAAYILEKFSTWTDHDFRNLDDGGLTRKFSLDDLLTNVMIYWTSGCIISSMRFYKENFSKGLDQPHSKMPVHVPTGFACFPNELMHTPKLWVQQKYCKLKTFTPMARGGHFAAMEEPELMAQDIQNFTKMQEKRMK; from the exons ATGAATCACTGGTCTCCATTTCGACACAACTGTGGCAGAGGGCAGAATTGTCATTGCATATTGTGGAACAACGAACCAGCAGCAG AAAGCACCATGTTTACAGAGGTTCTGTTAGCCCTGGTGGTAGGAGGAGTGATCTACTTTCTGGTACAGAAGAGTAAGAGGCATCAGCTGAAGAGTGAGGATGGCTGGTGGGGAGAGGGGACTCCCCCGGACAGGGAAGAAGATGTCAGCATTCGCCCGTACACAGTCCGGACGGATAAGGAGGAGTTGGAG GACCTGTACAGGAGAATAGACCAGACCAGATCCTTCCCTTCTCTAGAGGACAGCCAGTTCACCTACGGCTTCAACTCCCAGTATCTGCAGAACGTGGTCTCCTACTGGAGACATGATTTTGACTGGAggagacaggtggagaaactgaaCAAATACCCACATTACAAAACCAACATCGAAG GCATTGACGTCCACTACGTCCATGTGCGGCCCAAGAACCTCCCTGAGGGCGTGACTGCTGTGCCTCTGCTCATGGTGCATGGCTGGCCAGGCTCTTTCTACGAGTTCTACAGGATGATACCCCTCCTGACTCAACCCTCCAACCCAGACGACATCGTGTTTGAGGTGGTCTGTCCCTCCATCCCTGGGTACTGCTTCTCTGAGGCTCCACATAAGAAAG GTTTTGACTCGGTGTGTGCGGCCCGTGTGTTCCACAAGCTGATGAAGAGACTAGGTTTCCAACAGTTCTATGCTCATGGAGGAGACTGGGGATGGATCATCACCACCAACATGGCCCAGCTGGAGCCCAA AATAATCAAAGGCTTGCATCTCAACTTTGCTCCCCCCTCCAAACCGGGCCTGCCCATGGTTCTGTCTATAATGCTGGGCCGCCATTTCCCCAAGATGTTTGGCTTCAATGAGCACGACATCCAGCGCATCTACCCCGTTGTGCAGAACCTAGTGGTGGAGTCTGTCAAGGAGTCAGGATACATGCACATCCAGGCCACCAAGCCTGACACTGTGG GTCGAGGGTTGAATGATTCTCCAGTAGGTCTTGCTGCTTATATCTTGGAGAAGTTTTCCACCTGGACTGACCATGACTTCAGGAACCTGGATGATGGAGGACTTACGAG GAAGTTCAGTCTGGACGACCTGCTGACCAACGTGATGATCTACTGGACATCTGGCTGCATCATCTCCTCCATGCGCTTCTACAAGGAGAACTTTAGCAAGGGTCTTGACCAGCCACACTCAAA GATGCCAGTGCACGTGCCCACCGGTTTTGCCTGCTTCCCCAACGAGCTGATGCACACCCCCAAGCTGTGGGTGCAGCAGAAGTACTGCAAGCTGAAGACCTTCACGCCCATGGCCCGAGGAGGACACTTCGCCGCCATGGAGGAGCCAGAACTCATGGCCCAGGACATCCAGAACTTCACCAAGATGCAGGAGAAGAGGATGAAGTGA